The following coding sequences are from one Deinococcota bacterium window:
- a CDS encoding glycosyltransferase yields MPVNVLYLVWGEDVVDNGIIHNQVFEQLKLIKELEPGIELVLLAGLPLSRSYLKSPRRYKLRLARLKAELEAAKVRARFVTLPVLPRFFYSRAFTLPLFYTAHLLLVRRLIREHHIDIVHCRSYHAANLMRWARRLLGVSCKLVFDPRSLFVDEGLLFGAFGEGSLHHKLWQGTE; encoded by the coding sequence GTGCCCGTCAACGTCCTCTACCTCGTCTGGGGCGAGGACGTGGTCGACAACGGCATCATCCACAACCAGGTCTTCGAGCAGCTCAAGCTCATCAAGGAGCTCGAGCCGGGGATCGAGCTCGTGCTCCTCGCCGGCCTTCCCCTCTCGAGGAGTTACCTCAAGTCGCCCAGGCGCTACAAGCTGCGACTCGCCCGCCTGAAGGCGGAGCTGGAAGCCGCAAAAGTCCGCGCCCGCTTCGTGACCCTTCCCGTCCTGCCGCGCTTTTTCTACTCGAGGGCCTTCACCCTGCCGCTCTTCTACACTGCCCACCTCCTGCTCGTCAGGAGGCTGATCCGCGAGCACCATATCGATATCGTCCACTGCAGGTCCTACCACGCCGCCAACCTGATGCGCTGGGCGAGGCGTCTTCTCGGCGTCTCCTGCAAGCTGGTCTTCGACCCCAGAAGCCTGTTCGTCGACGAAGGGCTGCTCTTCGGGGCGTTCGGCGAGGGCAGCCTCCACCACAAGCTCTGGCAGGGTACCGAGC